The following coding sequences lie in one Rhodopirellula bahusiensis genomic window:
- a CDS encoding ABC transporter ATP-binding protein: protein MTDPSGTTSTNAIPLLELRGVCKHYADGDVDALVNVTLSIASAEFVAIVGPSGGGKSTLLNMLGALDEPTQGEVWFEGKPLAEQPSLDQFRAHKIGFIFQSYHLLPNLTAQENVQLTMFDTHPNVSRRKAEAIRLLKRVGLGDRVNHRADKLSIGQRQRVAIARAIAGNPPLILADEPTGALDTERGNEVMDLLDEIRKEEGATLVVVTHDERVAERADRVVYICDGMLRTV, encoded by the coding sequence TTGACCGATCCAAGTGGCACGACCTCGACCAACGCGATTCCTTTGCTTGAGCTGCGGGGTGTCTGCAAGCACTATGCGGACGGCGATGTCGATGCATTGGTGAATGTCACATTGTCGATCGCGTCCGCCGAATTCGTGGCGATCGTCGGGCCCAGCGGAGGTGGCAAATCGACGCTGCTCAATATGTTGGGGGCACTCGATGAGCCAACCCAAGGGGAGGTTTGGTTTGAAGGGAAACCTTTGGCCGAGCAACCCAGTTTGGATCAGTTTCGAGCCCACAAGATCGGCTTCATCTTTCAGTCGTATCACTTGCTGCCGAATCTGACCGCGCAGGAGAACGTTCAGTTGACGATGTTCGACACACATCCGAATGTGTCGCGGCGGAAGGCCGAAGCGATTCGGTTGTTGAAGCGGGTCGGGCTGGGCGACCGAGTGAACCACCGGGCCGACAAGCTTTCGATCGGGCAACGACAACGCGTGGCCATCGCGAGAGCGATTGCGGGGAACCCGCCATTGATTCTGGCGGATGAACCCACCGGTGCACTGGACACGGAGCGCGGGAACGAAGTGATGGATTTGTTGGATGAAATCCGCAAGGAAGAAGGTGCCACCCTGGTGGTGGTGACTCATGATGAACGCGTGGCCGAGCGTGCTGATCGCGTAGTCTATATATGTGACGGAATGTTGCGGACCGTCTAA
- a CDS encoding DUF1553 domain-containing protein, which yields MRDSLTSSSPRSSDRKLDRWKLGSWTLIVPFVWAVALVQPAVAEDAKESEDTVQFNRDIRPILSENCFHCHGPDDENREAGLHLDTEEGAKDWAIVEGDWEDSEVWLRMVSDDPDMLMPPPDSERKVTPEQTETVRRWIEQGAHYQSHWSFISPTEVDVPNEEAGTEKSSDSANEIDRFVNRALTKAGLKPEGEADRETWLRRVTFDLVGVPPTLSEMDSFLADQTPMAKTRVIDRLLARPEYGERMATDWLDAARYSDTYGYQVDRDRFVWPWRDWVINAFNDNLPYDEFVTQQLAGDLLPDATRDQILATTFNRLHPQKVEGGSVPEEFRIEYVADRAQTVATAMMGLTYECCRCHNHKYDPISQENYFQLNAFFDNIDEAGLYSYFTPSVPTPTLPLPTEDEERQLKQLQSDIAVAEQQLRQTIQKRSDHWSQRLSQPDAIVSESLPEQPLAQPIASLDFEDDPKSPNQSVEGKVGKAWQLTGDDAVATEVGNFDRSQPFSVSLWMKTPDVKERAVVWHRSRAWTDAASRGYELLILDGKLQWSQIHFWPGNAISVVTNDAIPVGEWVHVTASTEGSSSASGLTIHVNGKAVETSVVRDALSKQIQGGGGDNIAIGERMRDRGFKQGAVDQFRVFDVQLSDLEIQQLARDDYEFDKEAEWDQGQLIQHALVRWDEEIIAARTKLRDARVAKCKLEESIDEIMVMRETPEPRPTHLLARGVYDSPQQEVQPGTPEFLPPLQSDESSSPNRLALAKWLCNREHPLTSRVAVNRLWQICFGQGLVRTPEDFGSQGMPPTHPELLDWLALDLADNDWDLKRMMKQIMLSDAYGRSSVSSQEKLALIDPTNRLLSHFPTYRLPAEMLRDQALAAGGRLVRSMGGPPAKPYEVEVSFKPTDRDKGEGLYRRSLYTYWKRTSPAPVMTTLDAAKRDVCRVQRERTASPLQAFVMLNGPQTIEASRGLAEELVRDGSQKDSKAMLRDAFRITTSRRPTPDQLSVLVELYEEQKDYFQSHEAATSEFLVIGDATPDESLDANRVAAMTVVVGTLLNFDLCLVKR from the coding sequence ATGCGTGATTCATTGACTTCATCTTCACCCCGCTCCAGCGATCGCAAATTGGATCGTTGGAAGCTTGGTTCTTGGACGCTGATTGTTCCTTTCGTTTGGGCGGTTGCGCTGGTCCAGCCCGCCGTTGCGGAGGACGCGAAAGAGTCGGAAGACACAGTTCAGTTCAATCGTGACATTCGTCCGATCTTGTCTGAGAATTGCTTTCACTGTCACGGACCGGACGATGAAAATCGCGAAGCCGGTTTGCACTTGGACACGGAGGAAGGTGCCAAGGATTGGGCGATCGTCGAAGGCGATTGGGAAGACAGCGAAGTGTGGTTGCGAATGGTGTCCGATGATCCGGACATGTTGATGCCGCCGCCGGATTCGGAACGCAAGGTCACACCCGAGCAAACGGAAACGGTCCGTCGCTGGATCGAACAAGGAGCTCACTATCAAAGCCACTGGTCGTTCATCTCTCCAACGGAAGTCGACGTGCCAAACGAGGAAGCAGGCACGGAGAAGTCATCTGATTCAGCCAATGAGATCGATCGGTTCGTCAATCGTGCGTTGACGAAGGCTGGTTTGAAACCCGAAGGCGAAGCTGACCGCGAGACTTGGTTGCGACGCGTGACGTTTGATTTGGTTGGTGTGCCGCCCACACTTTCCGAGATGGATTCGTTCTTGGCGGACCAAACGCCGATGGCCAAAACCCGCGTGATCGATCGGCTGCTCGCGCGACCGGAATATGGCGAACGCATGGCAACCGACTGGCTCGATGCCGCTCGCTACAGCGACACTTATGGCTACCAAGTCGATCGCGATCGATTTGTTTGGCCTTGGCGTGATTGGGTAATCAACGCGTTCAACGACAACCTGCCCTACGATGAATTCGTGACGCAACAACTGGCGGGTGATTTGTTGCCCGATGCGACTCGCGATCAGATTTTGGCGACAACCTTCAATCGTCTGCATCCGCAAAAAGTGGAAGGCGGAAGTGTGCCCGAAGAGTTCCGCATTGAATACGTGGCCGACCGGGCCCAAACGGTCGCGACGGCGATGATGGGACTGACGTATGAGTGCTGTCGGTGTCACAACCACAAGTACGATCCGATCAGTCAAGAGAATTACTTTCAACTCAACGCGTTCTTTGACAACATCGATGAAGCTGGGCTGTATTCGTACTTCACGCCATCGGTTCCCACGCCGACGTTGCCATTGCCAACCGAAGACGAAGAACGCCAACTGAAACAATTGCAAAGCGACATCGCCGTCGCGGAGCAACAGCTTCGTCAAACGATTCAGAAGCGAAGCGATCATTGGTCTCAGCGATTGAGTCAACCTGACGCGATCGTGAGCGAATCATTGCCGGAGCAACCCTTGGCTCAACCGATCGCATCGTTGGATTTCGAAGACGATCCGAAGTCGCCCAACCAATCCGTCGAAGGGAAGGTTGGCAAAGCTTGGCAACTGACCGGCGATGACGCCGTCGCGACTGAGGTGGGCAACTTTGATCGTTCGCAGCCGTTCTCGGTTTCTCTGTGGATGAAGACGCCGGACGTCAAGGAACGGGCGGTCGTTTGGCATCGTTCGCGAGCCTGGACCGATGCCGCCAGTCGCGGATATGAGTTGCTGATCTTGGACGGAAAACTTCAATGGTCGCAGATCCATTTTTGGCCAGGCAATGCGATCAGCGTTGTGACCAACGATGCCATCCCAGTCGGCGAGTGGGTGCATGTCACCGCGTCGACGGAAGGTTCCAGTTCCGCTTCCGGATTGACAATTCACGTCAATGGCAAAGCGGTCGAAACCAGTGTTGTCCGAGACGCGTTGTCCAAACAAATCCAAGGTGGAGGCGGCGACAACATCGCGATCGGCGAACGGATGAGAGACCGTGGTTTCAAACAGGGTGCCGTCGACCAATTTCGCGTCTTCGATGTTCAGTTGAGTGATCTGGAAATCCAGCAACTCGCTCGCGACGACTATGAGTTCGACAAAGAAGCGGAATGGGATCAGGGGCAACTGATCCAACACGCTTTGGTTCGCTGGGACGAAGAGATCATCGCGGCTCGTACAAAGTTGCGTGACGCGCGCGTCGCGAAATGCAAGCTCGAAGAATCAATCGATGAAATCATGGTGATGCGTGAGACGCCGGAACCGCGGCCGACTCACCTGCTGGCTCGTGGTGTCTACGACAGCCCGCAACAAGAAGTCCAACCAGGAACACCGGAATTTTTGCCACCACTTCAGTCCGATGAGTCATCCAGCCCGAACCGCTTGGCTTTGGCAAAGTGGTTGTGCAACCGCGAGCATCCGCTGACTTCTCGAGTGGCTGTGAATCGATTGTGGCAAATCTGTTTTGGACAAGGTTTGGTTCGCACGCCGGAAGACTTTGGCAGCCAAGGCATGCCGCCAACCCATCCTGAACTGCTGGATTGGTTGGCATTGGATTTAGCGGACAACGATTGGGACCTGAAGCGGATGATGAAGCAAATCATGCTTTCGGATGCCTATGGTCGCAGCAGTGTGTCTTCGCAAGAGAAACTTGCGTTGATTGATCCAACCAATCGTCTGCTCTCGCATTTCCCGACGTACCGATTGCCCGCCGAGATGTTGCGTGACCAAGCACTCGCTGCGGGTGGACGCTTGGTTCGATCGATGGGAGGACCGCCAGCGAAACCGTACGAAGTGGAAGTGTCGTTCAAACCGACCGATCGAGACAAAGGCGAGGGTTTGTACCGACGAAGTTTGTACACGTACTGGAAGCGAACCAGCCCCGCGCCGGTGATGACGACCTTGGATGCTGCCAAACGAGATGTCTGTCGCGTGCAGCGGGAACGAACGGCGTCGCCGCTGCAGGCGTTTGTGATGCTCAACGGTCCGCAAACGATCGAGGCCTCTCGTGGGTTGGCGGAAGAATTGGTTCGAGACGGCTCGCAGAAAGACTCGAAAGCGATGCTTCGCGATGCATTTCGAATCACGACCAGTCGGCGGCCGACCCCGGATCAACTCAGCGTGCTGGTCGAGTTGTACGAAGAACAAAAAGACTATTTTCAATCTCACGAAGCAGCGACGAGCGAGTTTCTCGTGATCGGCGATGCCACACCTGATGAATCGCTGGATGCCAACCGCGTGGCTGCGATGACGGTTGTCGTTGGAACGTTGCTGAACTTTGACTTATGCCTGGTGAAACGATGA
- a CDS encoding NIPSNAP family protein, producing the protein MKRWMTFGWIAALSFTACLQPAMSSADEYYEVRTIVLGEKGDAAAIDQYLEKALIPALERQNIGPIGVFAPKPGSETEQGSVFVVIPFSKLGQMESSREALAKDDEYQTAAADYLGRDPKSAPYSRISSELLTAMDCWPKTVVPDGTLENDERVYELRLYESSNERLGDLKVEMFNAGEVPIFLDSGIQPIFIGQALIGPQTPSLTYLTVYKDEAARAKAWDAFRAHPDWKVLSKNKRYGGTVSRIDKFVLSAKPYSQM; encoded by the coding sequence ATGAAACGATGGATGACCTTCGGCTGGATCGCCGCTCTCAGCTTCACCGCTTGCTTGCAACCTGCCATGAGTTCCGCTGACGAATACTACGAAGTCCGCACAATCGTTTTGGGCGAAAAAGGCGACGCCGCCGCGATTGATCAGTACCTCGAAAAAGCACTGATTCCCGCATTGGAACGACAAAACATCGGCCCCATCGGCGTGTTTGCACCCAAACCTGGTTCGGAAACAGAACAGGGATCGGTTTTCGTCGTCATCCCGTTTTCAAAACTCGGCCAAATGGAATCTTCTCGCGAGGCATTGGCGAAGGATGACGAATACCAAACGGCCGCCGCCGACTACTTAGGACGCGACCCAAAATCGGCTCCGTACTCCCGAATCAGCAGCGAATTGCTGACCGCGATGGATTGTTGGCCCAAGACCGTTGTTCCCGACGGAACGCTCGAAAACGACGAACGGGTTTACGAACTTCGCTTGTACGAAAGCTCCAACGAGCGGCTTGGTGACCTCAAAGTCGAAATGTTCAACGCCGGCGAAGTCCCAATTTTCCTCGACAGCGGCATTCAGCCCATTTTCATCGGGCAAGCTTTGATTGGTCCGCAAACGCCCAGTCTGACTTACCTGACGGTGTACAAAGATGAAGCGGCCCGAGCAAAAGCGTGGGACGCTTTCCGAGCCCACCCGGACTGGAAAGTACTGAGCAAGAACAAACGATACGGTGGCACGGTCAGCCGGATCGACAAATTCGTACTCTCGGCGAAACCTTACTCGCAAATGTGA
- the mutS gene encoding DNA mismatch repair protein MutS, producing the protein MTPMMRQYHEAKEACGDALLFFRMGDFYELFLDDAKVAAGILGLTLTSRDKDSENPTAMAGFPHHQLDQYLQKLIRAGFRAAVCEQVEDPKAAKGLVRREITRVVSAGTLTDEGLLDPKEPNYLAAVFAPSQKAREKAQKEAAKNNDPSGGDVVGIAWAELSSGRFEAGVFPRARLDDELARIGPAEVLHCEDDASVHPDSTATWSWTARPAWSYAAADAEKSLCKQLSVANLEGLGFEDNGDVAIRAAGAVLCYLKETQRGSLDHFRSLTCHNRSPVLQIDAATRRSLEITRTMRTGSRDGALLGVIDRTVTPMGSRLLADHLAAPLIDADAITYRTDAVDEFVRNNNLRSDIRAVLGDTYDLTRLLARVATGRTGPRDLRQIAVTLSGLPALKARLAERDSACLTCLESELHLCPELREQLEAALNDECPLSAADGNFIREGFDSELDTLRELARGGKQWIAEYQQRQMDETGIANLKVGYNRVFGYFLEVSNAQKDKIPADFIRKQTLKNCERYITPELKEYEEKVLAADDKASSREQMLFTLLRENTHKHLAILQEVANAIAMTDVIASLAEVAAQHHWVRPSLTDDSVLRIEGGRHPVLDVTMAQGEFVPNDCIQSPETGMILLITGPNMAGKSTYIRQVALITLLAQTGSFVPATSAEIGIADRIFARVGASDELSRGQSTFMVEMVETARILNTATSRSLVILDEIGRGTSTYDGLSLAWAITEHLHEQIGARTLFATHYHELAALQETLPRVANLSVAVKEWQDEVVFLHRIVAGSADKSYGIQVARLAGIPVEVNERAKDVLAQLEADHRDSLDRPTIAPPSGGKGSGDTYQLTLFGYADHPLIQEIESVDIDSMSPIQAWQFLQEAKAKLTAGPNPVRG; encoded by the coding sequence ATGACTCCCATGATGCGACAGTACCACGAGGCGAAAGAGGCGTGCGGCGACGCATTGCTCTTCTTTCGCATGGGCGATTTCTACGAGCTGTTTTTGGACGACGCCAAGGTCGCTGCGGGGATCTTGGGTCTTACCCTGACCAGCCGCGATAAAGACAGCGAGAATCCGACTGCGATGGCGGGGTTCCCCCATCACCAGTTGGATCAGTACCTGCAAAAGCTGATTCGTGCCGGCTTTCGAGCCGCGGTCTGCGAGCAAGTCGAAGACCCGAAAGCCGCGAAAGGCTTGGTACGGCGTGAAATCACGCGCGTCGTCAGCGCTGGAACGCTGACCGACGAGGGTTTGCTCGATCCGAAAGAACCGAACTACTTGGCCGCCGTCTTCGCCCCCAGCCAGAAGGCTCGCGAAAAAGCGCAGAAGGAAGCGGCGAAGAACAACGATCCAAGTGGTGGCGACGTCGTCGGGATCGCTTGGGCGGAACTATCCAGCGGCCGATTCGAAGCCGGCGTTTTCCCACGAGCCCGCCTGGACGATGAACTGGCGCGAATCGGTCCCGCCGAAGTACTCCACTGCGAAGACGACGCCTCCGTTCATCCGGACTCCACCGCAACATGGTCCTGGACCGCTCGGCCGGCGTGGAGCTACGCGGCCGCCGACGCTGAAAAATCACTTTGCAAACAGCTCTCCGTCGCCAACCTCGAAGGCCTCGGTTTTGAAGACAACGGCGACGTCGCGATTCGCGCCGCCGGAGCCGTCCTCTGCTACCTGAAAGAAACCCAGCGTGGCTCGCTGGACCACTTTCGATCGCTGACGTGCCACAACCGCAGCCCGGTTTTGCAGATCGACGCCGCGACGCGTCGCAGTCTCGAAATCACTCGAACCATGCGGACGGGTTCCCGCGACGGCGCCTTGCTTGGGGTCATCGATCGCACCGTCACGCCGATGGGTTCGCGGTTGTTGGCCGATCACTTGGCCGCTCCGCTGATTGATGCGGATGCCATCACCTATCGAACGGACGCGGTCGACGAGTTTGTTCGCAACAACAACTTGCGCAGCGATATCCGAGCGGTTCTTGGCGACACCTACGACCTAACCCGGTTGCTCGCCCGAGTCGCAACGGGACGCACCGGACCTCGCGACCTTCGTCAAATCGCGGTCACGCTGAGTGGACTTCCGGCGCTGAAGGCTCGCTTGGCCGAACGCGACAGTGCCTGCCTGACTTGTTTGGAATCGGAACTGCATCTGTGCCCCGAACTTCGCGAACAACTCGAAGCCGCACTCAACGACGAATGCCCGTTATCCGCAGCCGATGGCAACTTCATTCGCGAAGGCTTTGATTCCGAACTCGACACACTTCGCGAATTGGCTCGAGGTGGAAAACAGTGGATCGCTGAATATCAACAGCGGCAAATGGATGAGACCGGCATCGCGAATTTGAAGGTCGGTTACAACCGTGTCTTTGGGTATTTCCTGGAAGTCAGCAACGCTCAGAAAGACAAAATCCCCGCGGACTTCATCCGCAAACAGACGCTGAAGAATTGCGAACGGTACATCACGCCGGAACTGAAGGAATACGAAGAGAAGGTTCTGGCCGCGGACGACAAAGCGTCCAGTCGTGAGCAAATGCTGTTCACTCTGCTTCGCGAAAACACGCACAAGCATCTGGCGATCTTGCAAGAAGTTGCTAACGCGATCGCGATGACTGACGTGATCGCTTCGCTGGCCGAAGTCGCTGCCCAGCATCACTGGGTGCGTCCGAGCCTGACCGACGACAGCGTGCTTCGCATCGAAGGCGGCCGGCACCCGGTGCTAGATGTCACGATGGCACAGGGCGAGTTTGTTCCCAACGATTGCATTCAAAGTCCCGAAACGGGAATGATCCTGCTGATCACCGGTCCCAACATGGCCGGCAAGAGCACCTACATTCGCCAAGTCGCACTGATCACGCTGCTGGCTCAAACCGGCAGTTTTGTACCGGCGACCTCCGCCGAGATTGGGATCGCCGATCGAATTTTTGCTCGAGTCGGAGCCAGCGATGAACTCAGTCGCGGCCAAAGCACGTTCATGGTGGAGATGGTCGAGACGGCTCGCATCTTGAACACGGCAACATCGCGCAGCCTGGTCATCCTCGATGAAATCGGTCGCGGGACCAGCACCTACGATGGCCTGTCGTTAGCATGGGCGATCACGGAACACTTGCACGAACAAATCGGCGCCCGAACACTTTTCGCCACGCACTATCACGAGCTTGCGGCTCTTCAAGAAACGCTTCCGCGTGTTGCGAACCTGAGCGTTGCGGTGAAGGAATGGCAGGATGAAGTGGTGTTCTTGCATCGCATCGTCGCGGGAAGTGCTGACAAGAGCTACGGCATCCAAGTCGCTCGACTGGCGGGCATTCCTGTGGAAGTCAATGAACGTGCCAAGGATGTGCTGGCTCAACTCGAAGCGGATCACCGCGACAGCTTGGACCGGCCAACGATCGCTCCACCAAGCGGCGGCAAAGGATCCGGCGACACGTACCAACTGACCCTGTTTGGCTACGCCGATCACCCGTTGATCCAAGAGATCGAATCCGTCGACATCGATTCCATGTCGCCGATCCAGGCGTGGCAGTTCTTGCAGGAAGCCAAGGCAAAACTCACCGCAGGCCCGAACCCCGTTCGGGGTTGA
- a CDS encoding FG-GAP repeat domain-containing protein gives MAIGVLSAESGCTPSSDKSSANDAKDSDDSIVDPSESDALATPDSRTLDDRLVERVRPQVEVFCSSCHVMPKPEGAPQGEWPQIVDQMYMTYKDSKRTDVVVPDRTETLKFFQLQAPKSKGLPFAEQEFGPSKVEWQQLAVDLQTSRPPGISHLQWIASGLGASPALVACDVNTGAVFATWPDRLSTSPKRLATLFQPVHVESCDIDADGVLDLIVADVGEFNAADSDLGQVIALRQAAPADADQVGEMQKIVLAEGLGRVAEVQPGDFDSDGDLDFVVAVFGWRKTGGLYLLRRDGEVDLALGSEAFTMETIDERSGPVNVPTVDLNGDGHLDFVALVSQEHESIEAFFNDGTGRFRNVVMYAAPDPSYGSTGIELVDLDGDDDVDVLFSNGDSFDRGAKRHHMVQWLENPFQGQSQWEETPSAKSGQPPRAEFRHHRLASMPGVLRAQAGDFDGDGDLDVVAGALLASPTIKRWQGSGSPSLLLLRQGEAGVFEGEILETDFQYHLTLEVADMDADGIDEFAVGNFLRDGESSDPHVEWWKELKTEN, from the coding sequence ATGGCAATCGGAGTGCTTTCGGCGGAGAGTGGTTGCACGCCTTCATCGGACAAGTCATCCGCGAATGACGCCAAAGACTCGGATGATTCCATCGTCGATCCTTCTGAGTCAGATGCACTGGCAACTCCCGATTCGCGAACGCTCGATGATCGATTGGTCGAGCGAGTTCGCCCGCAGGTTGAAGTGTTTTGTTCGAGTTGCCATGTGATGCCGAAACCCGAGGGGGCACCTCAAGGTGAGTGGCCGCAGATCGTCGACCAAATGTACATGACGTACAAAGATTCCAAACGCACAGATGTCGTTGTTCCTGATCGCACGGAGACGTTGAAGTTCTTTCAGCTGCAGGCTCCGAAATCAAAAGGGTTGCCGTTTGCCGAGCAAGAGTTTGGACCGAGCAAGGTGGAATGGCAGCAGCTCGCGGTGGATTTGCAAACGTCGCGGCCACCCGGGATCAGCCACCTTCAATGGATCGCGTCTGGTTTAGGTGCTTCGCCGGCGTTGGTGGCCTGCGACGTGAATACGGGAGCCGTCTTTGCCACGTGGCCCGATCGTTTATCGACTTCCCCGAAGCGTTTGGCGACTCTGTTTCAGCCGGTCCACGTCGAGTCTTGTGACATTGATGCCGATGGAGTGTTGGATTTGATCGTTGCTGATGTGGGCGAGTTCAATGCGGCGGACAGCGACCTCGGTCAAGTCATTGCGCTACGCCAAGCAGCACCCGCCGACGCTGATCAAGTCGGCGAGATGCAGAAGATTGTTTTGGCAGAAGGCCTGGGCCGAGTCGCCGAAGTTCAGCCCGGCGATTTCGATTCCGACGGAGACCTCGACTTTGTCGTCGCGGTGTTCGGATGGAGAAAAACAGGCGGGCTATATTTGTTGCGTCGCGATGGCGAGGTCGATCTCGCACTTGGCAGCGAGGCATTCACGATGGAAACGATCGACGAACGATCCGGCCCAGTCAACGTTCCGACGGTCGATCTGAATGGGGACGGGCATTTGGATTTTGTCGCGTTGGTCAGCCAAGAGCATGAGTCCATCGAAGCGTTCTTCAACGACGGGACCGGGCGATTTCGAAATGTCGTGATGTACGCGGCTCCCGATCCGTCCTATGGATCGACTGGCATCGAGTTGGTTGATTTGGATGGCGATGACGATGTCGATGTGTTGTTCAGCAACGGCGACTCGTTCGATCGAGGTGCGAAGCGTCATCATATGGTTCAGTGGCTGGAGAATCCGTTCCAGGGTCAAAGCCAATGGGAAGAGACTCCATCAGCCAAATCGGGCCAACCGCCACGGGCTGAGTTCCGACATCATCGGCTGGCCAGCATGCCGGGCGTGTTGCGGGCGCAGGCGGGTGATTTCGATGGTGATGGTGATCTCGATGTGGTCGCCGGAGCACTGCTTGCCTCGCCGACGATCAAACGTTGGCAGGGTAGCGGTTCGCCGTCACTGCTGCTTCTGCGGCAAGGTGAAGCGGGAGTCTTCGAAGGAGAAATCCTCGAGACAGATTTCCAGTATCACCTGACGTTGGAAGTCGCCGACATGGATGCCGATGGAATCGACGAATTCGCGGTCGGCAACTTCTTACGTGACGGTGAGTCCAGCGACCCGCACGTTGAATGGTGGAAAGAATTGAAGACGGAGAACTGA